GCCGCCGCCCGCAGGTTGAACCGGGCCATGACGTTGGTGAACAGGTTGTCGTTGACGACGGTGGTGTACTCGTCCGGGCCCGTCACCCCGTGGATGTGGAAGTTGTCGTCGCTGTTGACCCGCCAGAACCCGAGGTCCTCCCACATCCGCGCCGTCTCCACGAGGATGTCGACGGCCTCGCGGCGCATGAAGTCCACGTCGTCGGTGGCCCGGACGTACTGCACGAGCGCGTAGCTCACGTCGGCGTCGATGTGGTACTGCGCGGTCCCGGCGGCGTAGTAGGCCGACGCCTCCTCGCCGTTGATGGTGCGCCACGGGAACAGCGCACCCCGCTGGGACAGCTCCGCCGCCCGCCGCCGCGCCGCACCGAGCATGTGGTAGCGGAACCGCAGCGCGTTGCGCGCGAACCGGGGGCTCGTGTACGTGAGGAACGGCAGGACGTAGATCTCCGTGTCCCAGAAGTAGTGCCCGCCGTAGCCCGACCCCGTGAGGCCCTTGGCGGGCACGCCGTTGCCCTCCGCGCGCGCCGTGGCCTGCGCGAGCTGGAACAGGTTCCAGCGGATCGCCTGCTGGATCTCCGGACGCCCCCCGACCTCGACGTCGGACCGCGCCCAGAAGTCGTCCAGCCACTCCCGCTGCTCGGCGAGACGCGCCTCGACACCGTCGGTCGTGACGCGGTCCAGCGTGCGCCGGCACCGGTCGACCAGCTCGCGCGACGGCACGCCGCGCGACGTGTGGTACGCCACCGTCTTCGTGAGCCGGATCGGCCGCCCCGGCTGAGCCTGCACCCGGAACACGTGCTTGGCGAGGTCCTCCTCCACCTGGGTGCGCACGTCCCACGCGTTGTCGGTCTCCAGCCGGTCGTCGGCCGCGACCGCCAGCGTCATGCCCGAGTTCGTGCACCGGTAGGACAGCACGACCCGCTCGTCGTCGCCCCACCGGGTCTGCGGCTGCAGCACCCGCTCGTGGAACCGCTCCGCCTTGCGCGGGTCGAACCCCTCCCCCAGGGACGCGGACCGGACGTGGTACTCGTCCTGCCCGTCCTGCCGGTTCAGCACCTGCGAGGAGATCGCCACCGGCGCCGCGTCGTCGAGCAGCGTGACCTCGAACGTCATCACCGCCAGGTGCCGCTCGGTGAACGACACCATGCGCTGCGAGCTCACCCGCACCCGCTTGCCCGACGGCGTCCGCCACAGCACCTCGCGGCGCAGCACGCCGTCGCGCAGGTCGAGGGACCGCTCGTACTCCAGGAGGTCGGCCACGGGCAGCAGCAGCGGCTCGTCGTCGACGTAGAGCCGGATCACCTTCGCGTCCGGCACGTTGACGATGGTCTGGCCGACCTTCGCGAAACCGTACGCGTCCTCGGCGTGGCGGATCGGCCACGTCTCGTGGAAGCCGTTGACGAACGTCCCCTGGGAGTGGGACTCGCGCCCCTCCTCGACGTTCCCGCGCATCCCCAGGTAGCCGTTGCCCACGGAGAACAGCGTCTCGGTGACCCCCAGGTCCTCGGCCGAGAACTCCGCCTCGACCAGGCGCCACGGGTCCGTCGGGAAGCGCTGCCGGTCCACCGTGTGCTGCTCGTCGGACGTCTTGCGGATCACGCGTCACCCCCGACCCGGCCGGCCAGCACCGATGCGTCGAGGTCCCCCAGGTCCGCCACGACGACGTCCGCCCCGTGCTCGCGCAGGACGTCCGCCCCGACGCCGCGGTCCACGCCCAGCACCAGGCCGAACGAGCCGGCGGCACCCGCCTGCACGCCCGAGATCGCGTCCTCCACCACGATCGCCTGCGCCGCGGGCACCTCGAGGAGGTCCGCCGCCCGCAGGTACGTGTCGGGCGCGGGCTTGCCCGCGATGTGCTCCCGGGCCGCCACGTTCCCGTCCACCACGACGGCGAACCGGTCGGCCAGCCCGGCCGCCGCCAGCACCGCCGGCGCGTTGCGCGACGACGACACGACCGCGACGCGGGCGCCCGCGCCCGTCACGGCGTCCAGGAACCGCACCGACCCCGGGTACGGGTCGATGCCCTCCTGCTCGAACATGCGGTTCACGATCTCGTCCTTGCCGTTGCCCAGCGCGCACACCGTGTCCTCGCCGGGCGGGTCGTCGGGCGTGCCCCACGGCAGCTCGACGCCCCGCGAGGCGAGGAACGTCGCGACGCCGTCGTAGCGCGGCTTGCCGTCGATGTGGGCGAAGTAGTCGGCCGTCGTGTACGGCTCCAGGGAGTACGCCGTCGCGTAAGGGGCGAAGAGGCGCTCCCAGGCCCGCATGTGCACCTCCGCGGTGGGGGTGAGCACGCCGTCGAGGTCGAACAGGACTGCTCGCAGGTCGGACATGTGGCCAGGCTACGCACGTGCGGGCGCGGCGGCCCGCGCTACGCGCGGCCAGGCCCCGGACGGCGCGCGACACGCCGCTCCCCGGGACGGTCGCCCGCCCCGGGGAGCACGGTCGCTCAGCGCCCGAGGGACCGGTAGCCCTCGTCGGTGCGCCGCGCCTCGGCGGCGACCTCGCGCGTCGTGCCGTAGTACGCCGCGACCATGATGTCCTTCATGTCCTGCAGCATCGGCAGCCGCGGGTTGGCCGGGGCGCACTGGTCCTCGTAGGCACGCATCGCGAGGTCGTCGAGACGGCCCACGTACTCGTGCTCGGCCACGCCCTGCGCCTGGAACGACGACTCGACGCCGATGCGCCGGGTCAGCTCCTCGACGGCCCGGGCGTAGGACTCCACGCCCTCGTCCGGCGTCGCGGCCGGCAGCCCGAGGTGCTGGGCGATCTGCTGGTACCGCTCCGGGGCGACGTACCGCTCGGCCTTCGGCCAGCCCGTCACCTTGCCCGGCACGGTGCCGTTGTAGCGGATCGCGTGCGGCAGGAAGATCGCGTTCGTCCGGCCGTGGGCCAGCTTGAACGTCGCGCCCACCGTGTGGGACATCGCGTGCACGATCCCGAGGAACGCGTTGCCGAACGCCATGCCGGCGATCGTCGCCGCGTTGTGCATCTTCTCGCGGGCCTCCGTGGCCTCGCCGCCCTCGGTCACCGAGCGCTCGAGGTTCTCGAAGACCAGCTTGATGGCGTGCAGCGCCAGGCCGTCGGTGAAGTCGTTCGCGTACACCGACACGAACGCCTCGGTCGCGTGGGTCAGGGCGTCCATGCCGGAGTCGGCCGCCAGCCGGGCCGGCATCGTCGCGGTGAGCACCGGGTCCACGATCGCGACGGACGGGGTCAGCGCGTAGTCCGCCAGCGGGTACTTGAAGCCCGTCTCCGGGTCGGTGATGACGGCGAACGGCGTCACCTCCGCGCCGGTGCCCGACGACGTCGGCACGCACACCAGCTTCGCCTTCTCGCCGAGCGTCGGGTACTGGAAGGCACGCTTGCGGACGTCGAAGAACTTCTCGCGCAGGTCGCTGAACGCCACCTCCGGGTGCTCGTACTTGAGCCACATGACCTTCGCGGCGTCCATCGGCGACCCGCCGCCGATCGCGATGATCGTGTCGGGGCGGTGGTCGCGCATGAGGTCCGCGCCGCGCTCCACCGTGCCGACGCTCGGCTCCAGCTCGACGGTGTCGATGATCTGCACCGCGACCTTGTTCGAGCGGCGCTGCAGGACGTCGAGCACCTTGTCCACGATGCCGAGCTGCGACATCACGCGGTCGGTGACCACCGTGACGCGCTCGACGTCCGGCATGTCGACGAGGTACCGGATGGCGTTCGCCTCGAAGTACATCTTCGGCGGCACCTTGAACCACTGCATGTTGGTGTTGCGGCGCGCGACCCGCTTGACGTTGATGAGGTTGACGGCGCTGACGTTGTCCGACACCGAGTTGTGGCCGTAGGAGCCGCAGCCCAGCGTGAGCGACGGGATGAGCGCGTTGTAGATGTCGCCGATGCCGCCGAGCGCGCTCGGCTGGTTCCACAGCACCCGGACCGCCTTGACGGCGTGCCCGAACCGCTCCGCGAGGGCCTCGTCCTCCGTGTGGATGGCCGCCGAGTGGCCGAGGCCGTCGAACTCCACCATCTGCTCGGCGAGACGGACGCCCTCGTCGGTGCTGCGCGAACGCAGGACCGCCAGCACGGGCGACAGCTTCTCGCGGCTCAGCGGCTCGGCCGGACCCACCCCGTCGATCTCCGCGAGCAGCACCGTGGTGTCCTCCGGCACGTCGAACCCGGCCTGCGCCGCGATCCAGTGCGCCGAACGACCGACCGCGGCGGCGTTGAGGCGGGCCTCCGCGCACGACGCGCCCTGCGCGGTCACCCCGAACAGGTACTCCTCCAGCAGCGCCTTCTGCTCGGGCGTCGCGAGGTGCGCGTGCAGGCGTCGGAACTCGCCGAGGGCCTCGTCGTAGATCTCGTCGTCGAGGATGACGGCCTGCTCCGAGGCGCACACCACGCCGTTGTCGAACCCCTTGGACAGGACGACGTCGTTGATCGCCCGCCCGAGCTTCGCCGTCCGCGTCACGTACGCCGGGACGTTGCCCGCCCCGACGCCGAGCGCCGGCTTGCCCGCCGAGTACGCGGCGCGGACCATCGCGTTGCCGCCCGTGGCGAGGATGAGGGACACGCCGTCGTGGTGCATGAGCGCGCTCGTGGCGGCGAGGCTCGGCTGCTCGATCCACTGGATGCAGTCCTCCGGGGCGCCGGCCGCGACCGCGGCGTCGCGCACGATGCGGGCCGCCGCCACCGAGCACCGCTGGGCGCTGGGGTGGAACGCGAACACGATCGGGTTGCGGGTCTTCAGTGCCACCAGGCTCTTGAAGATCGCCGTCGAGGTCGGGTTGGTCACCGGGGTGACGCCGGCGACGACGCCCACGGGCTCCGCGATCTCGACGATGCCGCGCAGCTCGTCGCGGCCGATGACGCCGACCGTCTTGAGCCCGGCCATCGAGTGGGCGACGTGCTCGCAGGCGAACATGTTCTTGGTCGCCTTGTCCTCGAACAGGCCGCGGCCCGTCTCCTCGACGGCGAGCTGGGCGAGGTTGCCGTGCTCGTGCAGGGCGGCAACCGACGCCTTGGCGACGATGTGGTCGACGTCCTCCTGCGTGAGCGACGAGTACTGGGCGAGCGCCTTGAGGCCGCGCTGCACGAGCGCGTCGACGGCGGCCTCGGGGCCCTCGGCGGGCGCCTGCGCGGCGGGCTCGGCGGGAGCCTCGGCCGGGGTCGCGGTCGCGACGGCGGCGGGCTCGGTGACGGTCGGCTCGGTCGTGGTGCGGGCTGACGGGCGTGCGGTCCTGGCGGCCATGTCGTGCTCCCCTCCTCGCGGGCGGACCCGTGTGGTCCGCCTCGGCGTTCCTTCCTCATGTGAAAGTTTTCACTATCTGTGGTCAGACCACAAGAGGCCGGGGAAGTGACCTCCCGCACAGCGAACGTCGACCCAGGTCAGACGGTCGCGCGCTCGGCCAGGGCCTCGCCGACCCGGCCCAGGTTCGCCAGCTCGGCACGGTGCTCGTCGAGCGTGGCCAGCGCCGGGCGCGGCGACGCGAGCACCGTGACCGCGTCCAGACCTTCGGCCGGCAGGCCGATCCGTCGCCACGGCTCCGCCACGAGCCGCACCAGCTCGCCCAGCTGCGGGCCCGAGCACTGCGACACCGTCGCCGGCGGCAGCCCCGCCCACAACCGCGTGCCCCGCTCCACGGCGCGCGCCACCAGCTCCCACGCCCGCTCGTTCCAGCCGCCCGGACCCACCGCCGCCAGGTCCAGGCCCACGGCGTCCGCCCCCGCCAGCACCACCGGCGGGATCCCGACCCACGTGCCGCCCAGGTGCACCACGACCTCCGCACCCGCGCCGTGCAGCGCCGACACCACCGGCTGCAGACCCTCCACGACGTCCGGCCCCGGCACGGGCCGCAACCGCGAGTAGCCCGAGAACGTGGGCAGCACGCCCGCGTGCACCTGCCCCAGCAGCGGCTCCGCGAGCTGCACCACCACCCGGGCGCCCGGCACCTGCTCCCGCACCCGCGCCACGTGCTCCGCCAGCCCCAGCGCCAACGACTGCCCCAGCTCCGCCCGGCCACCGACGTCCGCCAGCACCCGGTCGCCGCGCACCGACCACAGCTCGGCCGCCAGCGTCCACGGACCCGTCACCTCCATGGTGAGCGGGCCCTCGTAGCCGTGACCCGCCACGGCCAGCGCCAGCAGGTCGTCGGCCAGCAGGTTCTCCGCGCGCCGGTGGTCCGCCCCCCGGTGGTCCGCCAGCTTCCAGCCGTGCGGACCCAGCTCGACCGCGAGCTCCGCGAGCAGCACACCCGCCCGCCCCACCGGGTCCGCACCCGGGCCGCGGCCCGGCAGTCGCGTGACGAACGGGACCGCGTCCACGCCCGTCGGCAACGACGCCAGGTCGCCCAGCACCGTCTGCTGCGCCTCCAGCTCGTCGCCCCGACCACCCGGCCACGGGCCGCGCCCGCTGACCGCCGTCACGCGCGGGCCTCCGTCGCCGCGGCCACCGGAGCCGGAACCGCCACCGGCGCCTGTGCCGTGGCGCCGTCCGCCGTGGTGCCGTCAGCCGCCGTCGCCGCGCGCCCCGCGCGGTCGCGCCAGGCCCGCGACACCGTCGCCTGACCCAGCACCCGCGTGCCGGAGTACACCACCAGGGACTGACCGGCCGCGACGCCGCGCAACGCCTCGCCGAGCCGCACCTCCAGGCCGCCCGCGCCGTCGTCGAGCGCCGGCACCGCACGCACCTGCGCCGGCACCTGTCGGCCGTGCGCCCGCACCTGCACCGTCACGTCCGCCCAGCCGTCCGCAGGCTCGGCCAGCCACACCGCCTTCTCCCCGGCGACACGGTCCACGCTCAGCAGCTCCGCCGGACCCACCACCACCGTGTTCGACGACGTGTCCACGTCCACCACGTAGCGCGCCCGACCGTCCGCGGCCGGACGCCCCAGCCCCAGCCCCTTGCGCTGCCCGACCGTGAACGCGTACGCCCCCCGGTGCTCCCCCACGACGTTGCCGTCCGTGTCCCGCACCTCGCCGGGCTGCTCCCCCAGCCGGTCCCGCAGGAACCCTCCCGTGTCACCGTCCGCGACGAAGCAGATGTCGTAGGAGTCCGGCTTCGCGCTCACCGACAGGCCGCGCCGCTCCGCCTCCGCACGCACCTGGGCCTTCGACGCGAACCCACCCAGCGGGAAGATCGACCGCTCCAGCCGGTCCCGCCCCATCACCGCCAGCACGTACGACTGGTCCTTGTCCTCGTTGGGCGACCGGTGCAGCTCCGGGGATCCGTCCGCGCCGTGCACGATGCGCGCATAGTGCCCCGTCGCGACGGCGTCGAACCCCAGCGCCGTCGCCTTGTCCAGCAGCGCCTCGAACTTGATGTGCTCGTTGCAGCGCACGCACGGGTTCGGGGTGCGGCCGGCCGAGTACTCGGCGAGGAAGTCCGCGACCACCGTCTCCTCGAACGTCTCCGACAGGTCCCACACGTAGTACGGGATGCCGAGCACGTCCGCCGCACGCCGCGCGTCCCCCGCGTCCTCGATCGAGCAGCAGCCCCGCGAACCCGTGCGGAACTGGTCCCGGTTGCGGCTCAACGCCATGTGCACGCCCACGACCTCGTGGCCCGCCTCGACCGCGAGCGCCGCCGCGACCGCCGAGTCGACGCCGCCGGACATCGCCGCCAGCACCCTCATGCCGCACCTCCCTGCCGCGCGGAGACCAGGCCGGCGGCCTGCGCCCGCTGCACGACCTGCGGCAGCGCCGCCAGCAGCGCGTCGACGTCGGCGCGGGTCGAGGTGTCGCCCAGGGAGAAGCGCAGGGCGCCGCGCGCGGCCACCTCGTCCACGCCCATCGCGAGGAGCACGTGGCTCGGCTGCGGCACCCCCGCCTGGCA
This Isoptericola jiangsuensis DNA region includes the following protein-coding sequences:
- a CDS encoding glycoside hydrolase family 65 protein → MIRKTSDEQHTVDRQRFPTDPWRLVEAEFSAEDLGVTETLFSVGNGYLGMRGNVEEGRESHSQGTFVNGFHETWPIRHAEDAYGFAKVGQTIVNVPDAKVIRLYVDDEPLLLPVADLLEYERSLDLRDGVLRREVLWRTPSGKRVRVSSQRMVSFTERHLAVMTFEVTLLDDAAPVAISSQVLNRQDGQDEYHVRSASLGEGFDPRKAERFHERVLQPQTRWGDDERVVLSYRCTNSGMTLAVAADDRLETDNAWDVRTQVEEDLAKHVFRVQAQPGRPIRLTKTVAYHTSRGVPSRELVDRCRRTLDRVTTDGVEARLAEQREWLDDFWARSDVEVGGRPEIQQAIRWNLFQLAQATARAEGNGVPAKGLTGSGYGGHYFWDTEIYVLPFLTYTSPRFARNALRFRYHMLGAARRRAAELSQRGALFPWRTINGEEASAYYAAGTAQYHIDADVSYALVQYVRATDDVDFMRREAVDILVETARMWEDLGFWRVNSDDNFHIHGVTGPDEYTTVVNDNLFTNVMARFNLRAAALVVERMREEYPDDYARMVERLQLSPAEVTEWSRAAEKMAIPYEEVFGIHPQDSHFFEREIWDLAHTPADKRPLLLHYHPLVIYRYQVLKQADVVLALFLQGHYFTPEEKLADFEYYDPLTTGDSTLSGVVQSIIAAEVGYHELALEYFLSSLYVDLANLHANASDGVHVASAGGTWSALACGFGGMRDHDGELSFDPRLPQGWESLTFRVAWRGTRLRVTVLPAAIELTAETGDGATVGVRGQEVTVDAGQTVVVPLDGHGPVRPGRPGLRALSGNRRDDGTLITATVPHS
- a CDS encoding HAD family hydrolase; its protein translation is MSDLRAVLFDLDGVLTPTAEVHMRAWERLFAPYATAYSLEPYTTADYFAHIDGKPRYDGVATFLASRGVELPWGTPDDPPGEDTVCALGNGKDEIVNRMFEQEGIDPYPGSVRFLDAVTGAGARVAVVSSSRNAPAVLAAAGLADRFAVVVDGNVAAREHIAGKPAPDTYLRAADLLEVPAAQAIVVEDAISGVQAGAAGSFGLVLGVDRGVGADVLREHGADVVVADLGDLDASVLAGRVGGDA
- the adhE gene encoding bifunctional acetaldehyde-CoA/alcohol dehydrogenase; protein product: MAARTARPSARTTTEPTVTEPAAVATATPAEAPAEPAAQAPAEGPEAAVDALVQRGLKALAQYSSLTQEDVDHIVAKASVAALHEHGNLAQLAVEETGRGLFEDKATKNMFACEHVAHSMAGLKTVGVIGRDELRGIVEIAEPVGVVAGVTPVTNPTSTAIFKSLVALKTRNPIVFAFHPSAQRCSVAAARIVRDAAVAAGAPEDCIQWIEQPSLAATSALMHHDGVSLILATGGNAMVRAAYSAGKPALGVGAGNVPAYVTRTAKLGRAINDVVLSKGFDNGVVCASEQAVILDDEIYDEALGEFRRLHAHLATPEQKALLEEYLFGVTAQGASCAEARLNAAAVGRSAHWIAAQAGFDVPEDTTVLLAEIDGVGPAEPLSREKLSPVLAVLRSRSTDEGVRLAEQMVEFDGLGHSAAIHTEDEALAERFGHAVKAVRVLWNQPSALGGIGDIYNALIPSLTLGCGSYGHNSVSDNVSAVNLINVKRVARRNTNMQWFKVPPKMYFEANAIRYLVDMPDVERVTVVTDRVMSQLGIVDKVLDVLQRRSNKVAVQIIDTVELEPSVGTVERGADLMRDHRPDTIIAIGGGSPMDAAKVMWLKYEHPEVAFSDLREKFFDVRKRAFQYPTLGEKAKLVCVPTSSGTGAEVTPFAVITDPETGFKYPLADYALTPSVAIVDPVLTATMPARLAADSGMDALTHATEAFVSVYANDFTDGLALHAIKLVFENLERSVTEGGEATEAREKMHNAATIAGMAFGNAFLGIVHAMSHTVGATFKLAHGRTNAIFLPHAIRYNGTVPGKVTGWPKAERYVAPERYQQIAQHLGLPAATPDEGVESYARAVEELTRRIGVESSFQAQGVAEHEYVGRLDDLAMRAYEDQCAPANPRLPMLQDMKDIMVAAYYGTTREVAAEARRTDEGYRSLGR
- the mnmA gene encoding tRNA 2-thiouridine(34) synthase MnmA, which gives rise to MRVLAAMSGGVDSAVAAALAVEAGHEVVGVHMALSRNRDQFRTGSRGCCSIEDAGDARRAADVLGIPYYVWDLSETFEETVVADFLAEYSAGRTPNPCVRCNEHIKFEALLDKATALGFDAVATGHYARIVHGADGSPELHRSPNEDKDQSYVLAVMGRDRLERSIFPLGGFASKAQVRAEAERRGLSVSAKPDSYDICFVADGDTGGFLRDRLGEQPGEVRDTDGNVVGEHRGAYAFTVGQRKGLGLGRPAADGRARYVVDVDTSSNTVVVGPAELLSVDRVAGEKAVWLAEPADGWADVTVQVRAHGRQVPAQVRAVPALDDGAGGLEVRLGEALRGVAAGQSLVVYSGTRVLGQATVSRAWRDRAGRAATAADGTTADGATAQAPVAVPAPVAAATEARA